The Fictibacillus arsenicus genome contains a region encoding:
- the uvsE gene encoding UV DNA damage repair endonuclease UvsE: protein MTIIRLGFVAMSMELQNASPSKTMTYKQFSQLQNREAGLRKLERISLANVTNTLRILKHAAAHDIAFYRMTSRIIPLANHGDLLDWDYISPLADALHEIGQFALKNKMRLDFHPDHFVLINSPKKEVLKNSLKTLQLHYKLLKNMGIDTTHRCVMHVGGNYKETDVALERFVQNWAYVPVQIQKMIMLENDDTSFTMADTLYLCEKLQIPLVFDYHHHLAYHHDENWTQHWPRVVESWKQSKLPLKMHISSPKNEKQFRNHADYVDVNMFFDFLKEVKGSVEQIDCMIESKKKDLALFQLMREIKERKDVEIIDGASFRLK from the coding sequence ATGACCATTATTCGGCTTGGATTTGTTGCGATGAGCATGGAACTGCAGAATGCTTCTCCTTCAAAGACAATGACATATAAACAGTTCAGCCAGCTTCAAAACAGAGAAGCAGGGTTAAGAAAACTAGAACGGATTTCGCTAGCAAATGTCACAAATACATTGCGGATCTTAAAACACGCAGCGGCTCACGATATTGCTTTTTATCGGATGACTTCAAGAATTATCCCCCTTGCCAATCATGGTGATTTACTAGACTGGGATTATATCAGTCCTTTAGCTGATGCACTTCATGAGATCGGACAGTTCGCCCTGAAAAATAAGATGAGACTGGATTTTCATCCAGATCATTTTGTTCTCATCAACTCTCCTAAAAAAGAAGTCCTGAAGAACTCTTTAAAAACGCTTCAGCTTCACTATAAACTTTTAAAAAATATGGGGATTGATACAACACACCGATGTGTGATGCATGTTGGAGGCAATTACAAAGAGACAGATGTAGCACTCGAGAGGTTTGTGCAAAATTGGGCTTACGTTCCCGTCCAGATCCAAAAGATGATCATGCTGGAAAATGATGATACGTCTTTTACGATGGCAGATACCCTTTACTTATGCGAAAAACTTCAGATTCCGCTTGTTTTTGATTATCACCATCATCTTGCCTATCATCATGATGAAAATTGGACGCAGCATTGGCCTAGAGTAGTAGAATCGTGGAAACAATCAAAGCTTCCGTTAAAAATGCACATTTCCAGCCCAAAGAATGAAAAACAGTTTAGAAATCACGCAGATTACGTGGATGTTAATATGTTTTTTGATTTCTTAAAAGAAGTAAAAGGCAGTGTGGAACAGATCGACTGTATGATAGAGTCTAAGAAAAAAGATTTAGCGCTTTTTCAGCTTATGAGGGAAATTAAAGAAAGAAAAGATGTGGAGATAATTGATGGAGCCTCATTTCGGCTTAAATAA
- a CDS encoding SDR family NAD(P)-dependent oxidoreductase — MNMKKVAMITGASKGLGKALTLFFAKEGYNLAICARNEQGIQEVKEEAEQFGADVLAVSADMSKSKDVERFVALSEEYFGKIDVLINNASILGPSPMPYLLDYPEQDFEEVLRVNTIGPFLVTRRVLPIMLQKQQGSIINITSEAGATGYAGWGAYGISKFALEGLTETWADEVSESGVRVNMVDPGEMDTEMHELAVPDCDYELAKPEDITAVFGYLASDASKHITGKRFEAQEFQLEGSEN, encoded by the coding sequence ATGAACATGAAAAAAGTTGCAATGATTACGGGGGCATCAAAAGGATTAGGGAAAGCGCTTACGCTATTTTTTGCTAAAGAAGGGTATAACTTAGCAATTTGTGCACGTAATGAACAGGGAATTCAAGAGGTGAAAGAGGAAGCAGAACAATTTGGAGCTGACGTACTGGCGGTAAGTGCAGATATGTCAAAATCAAAAGATGTGGAGCGTTTTGTAGCGTTGTCTGAAGAGTACTTTGGGAAAATCGATGTTCTTATAAACAATGCTTCGATTTTAGGACCAAGTCCGATGCCGTATCTACTGGATTATCCAGAACAGGATTTTGAAGAAGTATTGCGAGTCAATACGATCGGACCATTCCTCGTGACTAGAAGAGTTCTTCCAATCATGCTGCAAAAACAACAAGGCAGTATTATTAACATCACATCAGAAGCAGGTGCAACTGGTTATGCAGGATGGGGAGCGTACGGTATTTCAAAATTTGCACTCGAAGGCCTTACAGAAACGTGGGCTGATGAAGTAAGCGAATCTGGCGTTCGCGTAAACATGGTGGACCCCGGAGAAATGGATACGGAAATGCACGAGCTGGCAGTTCCAGATTGTGATTATGAACTGGCAAAACCTGAAGATATTACCGCTGTATTTGGTTACTTAGCATCAGACGCTTCAAAACATATCACTGGAAAACGATTTGAAGCACAAGAGTTTCAGCTTGAGGGGAGTGAAAACTGA